The proteins below are encoded in one region of Girardinichthys multiradiatus isolate DD_20200921_A chromosome 19, DD_fGirMul_XY1, whole genome shotgun sequence:
- the letm1 gene encoding mitochondrial proton/calcium exchanger protein isoform X3, whose protein sequence is MALILFTRSRTPLMKTSRSLKNEFRKGKLQDVACFNCTTLRLTSQKLDGLQFGSLARVFSVSPSFPMSDEYLGPSQNLDPRQPHCAFGSSRPAWCTIGPPQYYPGVRWIHTSRRRWDDSKVEKSLRSLKDKKKKLEEGGPVYSPTLDADPVRRTLRQWVTDEIKHYYHGFRLLWIDTTIAGRMLWRVLNGNPLSRRERRQFLRTCADVFRLLPFLVFIIVPFMEFLLPVALKLFPNMLPSTFETQSKKEERLKKELRVKLEMAKFLQDTVEEIALRNKAAQGNVTEEFSTFFQKIRDSGERPSNEQILKFSKLFEDELTLDNLTRPQLVALCRLLELQSIGTNNFLRFQLIMKLRAIRADDKLIAEEGVESLSVNEVQAACRVRGMRSLGVTEERLREQLSQWLELHLNQQIPTSLLLLSRAMYLPDTLSPADQLKTTLQTLPEIMTKEAQLKVAEMELSKVDNKTKVETMLQEEAAIRQDTKDREMERLADAAEKAAREDELELEASGVKQSEAEASLQANRSTHSETLKDTAPVIEGNKDEEITKEEIDLLSDACSKLKEQKKLLTLEKEELEELKDDVQEYNEDLEEIKKEFSKTGQEKALEESKASKRLSKRVTRMIGRIDKIIVELENDKIILDGQVDSGATPPVGLFYTFRENLIGIDELINVMRQIQNIPEDKLQRMAEALDDNKDGKIDIDDVIKVVELIDKEDIDISTSQVADIMVMLQKEERLMEKEKAKEKAEKEQAAKLNS, encoded by the exons ATGGCGTTAATCCTGTTTACGAGGTCCCGGACACCTTTAATGAAAACGTCCCGGTCGTTAAAGAACGAATTCCGGAAAG gtAAGCTACAGGATGTTGCCTGTTTCAACTGCACAACTCTCAGACTCACCAGTCAAAA GCTTGATGGGCTCCAATTTGGCAGCTTGGCCCGTGTCTTCTCAGTCAGTCCTTCCTTTCCCATGTCTGATGAATATCTGGGACCCAGTCAGAATTTAGACCCACGACAACCCCATTGTGCATTTGGTTCCTCACGACCTGCCTGGTGTACGATAGGACCGCCACAGTACTACCCGGGTGTCAGGTGGATACACACTTCAAGGAGAAGATGGGATGACTCAAAGGTGGAAAAATCCTTGCGCTCattgaaagacaagaaaaagaaGCTGGAGGAAGGAGGGCCTGTGTACAGTCCCACCCTGGACGCTGACCCAGTTAGAAGAACGCTCCGGCAGTGGGTTACTGATGAAATCAAGCACTACTACCATGGCTTCAGGTTGCTGTGGATTGACACCACCATCGCTGGGCGCATGCTGTGGAGGGTCCTGAATGGGAATCCTCTGTCTCGCCGTGAAAGGAGACAG TTTCTCAGAACGTGTGCAGATGTCTTCAGACTGCTGCCTTTCCTGGTGTTCATCATCGTCCCATTCATGGAGTTCCTTCTTCCAGTGGCACTGAAACTGTTCCCCAACATGCTGCCTTCCACCTTTGAAACACAGTCAAAGAAG GAGGAGAGATTAAAAAAGGAGCTCAGAGTCAAACTGGAGATGGCCAAGTTCTTACAGGACACCGTTGAAGAGATTGCACTGAGGAACAAGGCTGCCCAGGGCAATGTGACCGAGGAGTTCTCCACCTTCTTCCAAAAG ATCCGGGACTCTGGGGAACGTCCCAGCAATGAACAGATCTTAAAATTCTCCAAACTGTTTGAGGATGAGCTGACTCTGGACAACCTGACTCGACCTCAGCTGGTGGCACTCTGTCGTCTCCTGGAGCTGCAGTCCATTGGAACCAACAACTTCCTCCGCTTTCAGCTCATCATGAAGCTCAGGGCCATCCGTGCAGATGACAAG CTAATAGCAGAAGAGGGAGTGGAAAGTCTGAGCGTGAACGAGGTGCAGGCAGCCTGTCGTGTTCGAGGGATGAGATCTCTTGGAGTCACAGAGGAACGACTGAGAGAGCAACTCAGCCAG TGGTTGGAGCTGCATCTGAACCAACAGATCCCCACGTCGCTGCTGCTTTTGTCTCGAGCCATGTACCTCCCTGACACTCTGTCTCCGGCTGACCAGCTCAAAACTACACTGCAAACCCTTCCTGAAATAATG accAAAGAGGCTCAGTTAAAGGTGGCTGAAATGGAGCTCTCTAAGGTGGACAATAAGACCAAAGTGGAGACGATGCTGCAGGAGGAGGCAGCGATCCGCCAGGACACCAAAGACCGGGAGATGGAGAGGCTGGCTGATGCTGCAGAGAAGGCCGCTAGG GAGGATGAGTTGGAGCTTGAAGCCAGTGGGGTGAAGCAGAGCGAGGCAGAGGCATCACTTCAGGCTAACAGATCAACTCATTCAGAGACACTGAAGGATACAGCTCCTGTTATTGAGGGAAACAAG GATGAGGAGATAACCAAAGAAGAGATTGACCTTCTGAGTGATGCCTGCTCTAAACTCAAGGAGCAGAAGAAACTGCTTACTCTGGAGAAAGAGGAACTTGAGGAGTTGAAGGATGATGTCCAGGAGTACAACGAG GATCTGGAGGAGATAAAAAAGGAGTTTTCTAAGACCGGTCAAGAGAAGGCCTTAGAAGAATCGAAGGCCAGCAAGCGCCTGTCAAAGAGAGTCACCCGCATGATCGGTCGCATCGATAAAATCATTGTGGAGCTGGAGAACGACAAAATCATCCTGGACGGACAGGTGGACAGTGGAGCCACTCCGCCTGTTGG TCTGTTCTACACCTTCAGGGAGAACCTGATTGGCATCGACGAGCTCATCAACGTCATGCGGCAGATCCAGAACATTCCAGAGGACAAGCTGCAGAGGATGGCAGAAGCCCTGGATGACAACAAAGATGGAAAGATCGACATTGACGACGTCATTAAA GTGGTGGAACTGATTGACAAAGAGGACATCGACATCTCTACTTCGCAGGTGGCGGACATCATGGTCATGCTGCAGAAGGAAGAGAGGCTGATGGAGAAGGAGAAGGCCAAAGAGAAAGCTGAAAAGGAGCAGGCAGCCAAACTCAACAGCTAA
- the letm1 gene encoding mitochondrial proton/calcium exchanger protein isoform X1: MALILFTRSRTPLMKTSRSLKNEFRKGKLQDVACFNCTTLRLTSQKLDGLQFGSLARVFSVSPSFPMSDEYLGPSQNLDPRQPHCAFGSSRPAWCTIGPPQYYPGVRWIHTSRRRWDDSKVEKSLRSLKDKKKKLEEGGPVYSPTLDADPVRRTLRQWVTDEIKHYYHGFRLLWIDTTIAGRMLWRVLNGNPLSRRERRQFLRTCADVFRLLPFLVFIIVPFMEFLLPVALKLFPNMLPSTFETQSKKEERLKKELRVKLEMAKFLQDTVEEIALRNKAAQGNVTEEFSTFFQKIRDSGERPSNEQILKFSKLFEDELTLDNLTRPQLVALCRLLELQSIGTNNFLRFQLIMKLRAIRADDKLIAEEGVESLSVNEVQAACRVRGMRSLGVTEERLREQLSQWLELHLNQQIPTSLLLLSRAMYLPDTLSPADQLKTTLQTLPEIMTKEAQLKVAEMELSKVDNKTKVETMLQEEAAIRQDTKDREMERLADAAEKAAREDELELEASGVKQSEAEASLQANRSTHSETLKDTAPVIEGNKDEEITKEEIDLLSDACSKLKEQKKLLTLEKEELEELKDDVQEYNEDLEEIKKEFSKTGQEKALEESKASKRLSKRVTRMIGRIDKIIVELENDKIILDGQVDSGATPPVGLFLTKYSDAASLFYTFRENLIGIDELINVMRQIQNIPEDKLQRMAEALDDNKDGKIDIDDVIKVVELIDKEDIDISTSQVADIMVMLQKEERLMEKEKAKEKAEKEQAAKLNS; this comes from the exons ATGGCGTTAATCCTGTTTACGAGGTCCCGGACACCTTTAATGAAAACGTCCCGGTCGTTAAAGAACGAATTCCGGAAAG gtAAGCTACAGGATGTTGCCTGTTTCAACTGCACAACTCTCAGACTCACCAGTCAAAA GCTTGATGGGCTCCAATTTGGCAGCTTGGCCCGTGTCTTCTCAGTCAGTCCTTCCTTTCCCATGTCTGATGAATATCTGGGACCCAGTCAGAATTTAGACCCACGACAACCCCATTGTGCATTTGGTTCCTCACGACCTGCCTGGTGTACGATAGGACCGCCACAGTACTACCCGGGTGTCAGGTGGATACACACTTCAAGGAGAAGATGGGATGACTCAAAGGTGGAAAAATCCTTGCGCTCattgaaagacaagaaaaagaaGCTGGAGGAAGGAGGGCCTGTGTACAGTCCCACCCTGGACGCTGACCCAGTTAGAAGAACGCTCCGGCAGTGGGTTACTGATGAAATCAAGCACTACTACCATGGCTTCAGGTTGCTGTGGATTGACACCACCATCGCTGGGCGCATGCTGTGGAGGGTCCTGAATGGGAATCCTCTGTCTCGCCGTGAAAGGAGACAG TTTCTCAGAACGTGTGCAGATGTCTTCAGACTGCTGCCTTTCCTGGTGTTCATCATCGTCCCATTCATGGAGTTCCTTCTTCCAGTGGCACTGAAACTGTTCCCCAACATGCTGCCTTCCACCTTTGAAACACAGTCAAAGAAG GAGGAGAGATTAAAAAAGGAGCTCAGAGTCAAACTGGAGATGGCCAAGTTCTTACAGGACACCGTTGAAGAGATTGCACTGAGGAACAAGGCTGCCCAGGGCAATGTGACCGAGGAGTTCTCCACCTTCTTCCAAAAG ATCCGGGACTCTGGGGAACGTCCCAGCAATGAACAGATCTTAAAATTCTCCAAACTGTTTGAGGATGAGCTGACTCTGGACAACCTGACTCGACCTCAGCTGGTGGCACTCTGTCGTCTCCTGGAGCTGCAGTCCATTGGAACCAACAACTTCCTCCGCTTTCAGCTCATCATGAAGCTCAGGGCCATCCGTGCAGATGACAAG CTAATAGCAGAAGAGGGAGTGGAAAGTCTGAGCGTGAACGAGGTGCAGGCAGCCTGTCGTGTTCGAGGGATGAGATCTCTTGGAGTCACAGAGGAACGACTGAGAGAGCAACTCAGCCAG TGGTTGGAGCTGCATCTGAACCAACAGATCCCCACGTCGCTGCTGCTTTTGTCTCGAGCCATGTACCTCCCTGACACTCTGTCTCCGGCTGACCAGCTCAAAACTACACTGCAAACCCTTCCTGAAATAATG accAAAGAGGCTCAGTTAAAGGTGGCTGAAATGGAGCTCTCTAAGGTGGACAATAAGACCAAAGTGGAGACGATGCTGCAGGAGGAGGCAGCGATCCGCCAGGACACCAAAGACCGGGAGATGGAGAGGCTGGCTGATGCTGCAGAGAAGGCCGCTAGG GAGGATGAGTTGGAGCTTGAAGCCAGTGGGGTGAAGCAGAGCGAGGCAGAGGCATCACTTCAGGCTAACAGATCAACTCATTCAGAGACACTGAAGGATACAGCTCCTGTTATTGAGGGAAACAAG GATGAGGAGATAACCAAAGAAGAGATTGACCTTCTGAGTGATGCCTGCTCTAAACTCAAGGAGCAGAAGAAACTGCTTACTCTGGAGAAAGAGGAACTTGAGGAGTTGAAGGATGATGTCCAGGAGTACAACGAG GATCTGGAGGAGATAAAAAAGGAGTTTTCTAAGACCGGTCAAGAGAAGGCCTTAGAAGAATCGAAGGCCAGCAAGCGCCTGTCAAAGAGAGTCACCCGCATGATCGGTCGCATCGATAAAATCATTGTGGAGCTGGAGAACGACAAAATCATCCTGGACGGACAGGTGGACAGTGGAGCCACTCCGCCTGTTGG ATTATTCCTTACTAAATATAGCGATGCTGCAAG TCTGTTCTACACCTTCAGGGAGAACCTGATTGGCATCGACGAGCTCATCAACGTCATGCGGCAGATCCAGAACATTCCAGAGGACAAGCTGCAGAGGATGGCAGAAGCCCTGGATGACAACAAAGATGGAAAGATCGACATTGACGACGTCATTAAA GTGGTGGAACTGATTGACAAAGAGGACATCGACATCTCTACTTCGCAGGTGGCGGACATCATGGTCATGCTGCAGAAGGAAGAGAGGCTGATGGAGAAGGAGAAGGCCAAAGAGAAAGCTGAAAAGGAGCAGGCAGCCAAACTCAACAGCTAA
- the letm1 gene encoding mitochondrial proton/calcium exchanger protein isoform X2, with protein MALILFTRSRTPLMKTSRSLKNEFRKGKLQDVACFNCTTLRLTSQKLDGLQFGSLARVFSVSPSFPMSDEYLGPSQNLDPRQPHCAFGSSRPAWCTIGPPQYYPGVRWIHTSRRRWDDSKVEKSLRSLKDKKKKLEEGGPVYSPTLDADPVRRTLRQWVTDEIKHYYHGFRLLWIDTTIAGRMLWRVLNGNPLSRRERRQFLRTCADVFRLLPFLVFIIVPFMEFLLPVALKLFPNMLPSTFETQSKKEERLKKELRVKLEMAKFLQDTVEEIALRNKAAQGNVTEEFSTFFQKIRDSGERPSNEQILKFSKLFEDELTLDNLTRPQLVALCRLLELQSIGTNNFLRFQLIMKLRAIRADDKLIAEEGVESLSVNEVQAACRVRGMRSLGVTEERLREQLSQWLELHLNQQIPTSLLLLSRAMYLPDTLSPADQLKTTLQTLPEIMTKEAQLKVAEMELSKVDNKTKVETMLQEEAAIRQDTKDREMERLADAAEKAAREDELELEASGVKQSEAEASLQANRSTHSETLKDTAPVIEGNKDEEITKEEIDLLSDACSKLKEQKKLLTLEKEELEELKDDVQEYNEDLEEIKKEFSKTGQEKALEESKASKRLSKRVTRMIGRIDKIIVELENDKIILDGQVDSGATPPVGLFLTKYSDAARENLIGIDELINVMRQIQNIPEDKLQRMAEALDDNKDGKIDIDDVIKVVELIDKEDIDISTSQVADIMVMLQKEERLMEKEKAKEKAEKEQAAKLNS; from the exons ATGGCGTTAATCCTGTTTACGAGGTCCCGGACACCTTTAATGAAAACGTCCCGGTCGTTAAAGAACGAATTCCGGAAAG gtAAGCTACAGGATGTTGCCTGTTTCAACTGCACAACTCTCAGACTCACCAGTCAAAA GCTTGATGGGCTCCAATTTGGCAGCTTGGCCCGTGTCTTCTCAGTCAGTCCTTCCTTTCCCATGTCTGATGAATATCTGGGACCCAGTCAGAATTTAGACCCACGACAACCCCATTGTGCATTTGGTTCCTCACGACCTGCCTGGTGTACGATAGGACCGCCACAGTACTACCCGGGTGTCAGGTGGATACACACTTCAAGGAGAAGATGGGATGACTCAAAGGTGGAAAAATCCTTGCGCTCattgaaagacaagaaaaagaaGCTGGAGGAAGGAGGGCCTGTGTACAGTCCCACCCTGGACGCTGACCCAGTTAGAAGAACGCTCCGGCAGTGGGTTACTGATGAAATCAAGCACTACTACCATGGCTTCAGGTTGCTGTGGATTGACACCACCATCGCTGGGCGCATGCTGTGGAGGGTCCTGAATGGGAATCCTCTGTCTCGCCGTGAAAGGAGACAG TTTCTCAGAACGTGTGCAGATGTCTTCAGACTGCTGCCTTTCCTGGTGTTCATCATCGTCCCATTCATGGAGTTCCTTCTTCCAGTGGCACTGAAACTGTTCCCCAACATGCTGCCTTCCACCTTTGAAACACAGTCAAAGAAG GAGGAGAGATTAAAAAAGGAGCTCAGAGTCAAACTGGAGATGGCCAAGTTCTTACAGGACACCGTTGAAGAGATTGCACTGAGGAACAAGGCTGCCCAGGGCAATGTGACCGAGGAGTTCTCCACCTTCTTCCAAAAG ATCCGGGACTCTGGGGAACGTCCCAGCAATGAACAGATCTTAAAATTCTCCAAACTGTTTGAGGATGAGCTGACTCTGGACAACCTGACTCGACCTCAGCTGGTGGCACTCTGTCGTCTCCTGGAGCTGCAGTCCATTGGAACCAACAACTTCCTCCGCTTTCAGCTCATCATGAAGCTCAGGGCCATCCGTGCAGATGACAAG CTAATAGCAGAAGAGGGAGTGGAAAGTCTGAGCGTGAACGAGGTGCAGGCAGCCTGTCGTGTTCGAGGGATGAGATCTCTTGGAGTCACAGAGGAACGACTGAGAGAGCAACTCAGCCAG TGGTTGGAGCTGCATCTGAACCAACAGATCCCCACGTCGCTGCTGCTTTTGTCTCGAGCCATGTACCTCCCTGACACTCTGTCTCCGGCTGACCAGCTCAAAACTACACTGCAAACCCTTCCTGAAATAATG accAAAGAGGCTCAGTTAAAGGTGGCTGAAATGGAGCTCTCTAAGGTGGACAATAAGACCAAAGTGGAGACGATGCTGCAGGAGGAGGCAGCGATCCGCCAGGACACCAAAGACCGGGAGATGGAGAGGCTGGCTGATGCTGCAGAGAAGGCCGCTAGG GAGGATGAGTTGGAGCTTGAAGCCAGTGGGGTGAAGCAGAGCGAGGCAGAGGCATCACTTCAGGCTAACAGATCAACTCATTCAGAGACACTGAAGGATACAGCTCCTGTTATTGAGGGAAACAAG GATGAGGAGATAACCAAAGAAGAGATTGACCTTCTGAGTGATGCCTGCTCTAAACTCAAGGAGCAGAAGAAACTGCTTACTCTGGAGAAAGAGGAACTTGAGGAGTTGAAGGATGATGTCCAGGAGTACAACGAG GATCTGGAGGAGATAAAAAAGGAGTTTTCTAAGACCGGTCAAGAGAAGGCCTTAGAAGAATCGAAGGCCAGCAAGCGCCTGTCAAAGAGAGTCACCCGCATGATCGGTCGCATCGATAAAATCATTGTGGAGCTGGAGAACGACAAAATCATCCTGGACGGACAGGTGGACAGTGGAGCCACTCCGCCTGTTGG ATTATTCCTTACTAAATATAGCGATGCTGCAAG GGAGAACCTGATTGGCATCGACGAGCTCATCAACGTCATGCGGCAGATCCAGAACATTCCAGAGGACAAGCTGCAGAGGATGGCAGAAGCCCTGGATGACAACAAAGATGGAAAGATCGACATTGACGACGTCATTAAA GTGGTGGAACTGATTGACAAAGAGGACATCGACATCTCTACTTCGCAGGTGGCGGACATCATGGTCATGCTGCAGAAGGAAGAGAGGCTGATGGAGAAGGAGAAGGCCAAAGAGAAAGCTGAAAAGGAGCAGGCAGCCAAACTCAACAGCTAA
- the letm1 gene encoding mitochondrial proton/calcium exchanger protein isoform X4, translated as MALILFTRSRTPLMKTSRSLKNEFRKGKLQDVACFNCTTLRLTSQKLDGLQFGSLARVFSVSPSFPMSDEYLGPSQNLDPRQPHCAFGSSRPAWCTIGPPQYYPGVRWIHTSRRRWDDSKVEKSLRSLKDKKKKLEEGGPVYSPTLDADPVRRTLRQWVTDEIKHYYHGFRLLWIDTTIAGRMLWRVLNGNPLSRRERRQFLRTCADVFRLLPFLVFIIVPFMEFLLPVALKLFPNMLPSTFETQSKKEERLKKELRVKLEMAKFLQDTVEEIALRNKAAQGNVTEEFSTFFQKIRDSGERPSNEQILKFSKLFEDELTLDNLTRPQLVALCRLLELQSIGTNNFLRFQLIMKLRAIRADDKLIAEEGVESLSVNEVQAACRVRGMRSLGVTEERLREQLSQWLELHLNQQIPTSLLLLSRAMYLPDTLSPADQLKTTLQTLPEIMTKEAQLKVAEMELSKVDNKTKVETMLQEEAAIRQDTKDREMERLADAAEKAAREDELELEASGVKQSEAEASLQANRSTHSETLKDTAPVIEGNKDEEITKEEIDLLSDACSKLKEQKKLLTLEKEELEELKDDVQEYNEDLEEIKKEFSKTGQEKALEESKASKRLSKRVTRMIGRIDKIIVELENDKIILDGQVDSGATPPVGENLIGIDELINVMRQIQNIPEDKLQRMAEALDDNKDGKIDIDDVIKVVELIDKEDIDISTSQVADIMVMLQKEERLMEKEKAKEKAEKEQAAKLNS; from the exons ATGGCGTTAATCCTGTTTACGAGGTCCCGGACACCTTTAATGAAAACGTCCCGGTCGTTAAAGAACGAATTCCGGAAAG gtAAGCTACAGGATGTTGCCTGTTTCAACTGCACAACTCTCAGACTCACCAGTCAAAA GCTTGATGGGCTCCAATTTGGCAGCTTGGCCCGTGTCTTCTCAGTCAGTCCTTCCTTTCCCATGTCTGATGAATATCTGGGACCCAGTCAGAATTTAGACCCACGACAACCCCATTGTGCATTTGGTTCCTCACGACCTGCCTGGTGTACGATAGGACCGCCACAGTACTACCCGGGTGTCAGGTGGATACACACTTCAAGGAGAAGATGGGATGACTCAAAGGTGGAAAAATCCTTGCGCTCattgaaagacaagaaaaagaaGCTGGAGGAAGGAGGGCCTGTGTACAGTCCCACCCTGGACGCTGACCCAGTTAGAAGAACGCTCCGGCAGTGGGTTACTGATGAAATCAAGCACTACTACCATGGCTTCAGGTTGCTGTGGATTGACACCACCATCGCTGGGCGCATGCTGTGGAGGGTCCTGAATGGGAATCCTCTGTCTCGCCGTGAAAGGAGACAG TTTCTCAGAACGTGTGCAGATGTCTTCAGACTGCTGCCTTTCCTGGTGTTCATCATCGTCCCATTCATGGAGTTCCTTCTTCCAGTGGCACTGAAACTGTTCCCCAACATGCTGCCTTCCACCTTTGAAACACAGTCAAAGAAG GAGGAGAGATTAAAAAAGGAGCTCAGAGTCAAACTGGAGATGGCCAAGTTCTTACAGGACACCGTTGAAGAGATTGCACTGAGGAACAAGGCTGCCCAGGGCAATGTGACCGAGGAGTTCTCCACCTTCTTCCAAAAG ATCCGGGACTCTGGGGAACGTCCCAGCAATGAACAGATCTTAAAATTCTCCAAACTGTTTGAGGATGAGCTGACTCTGGACAACCTGACTCGACCTCAGCTGGTGGCACTCTGTCGTCTCCTGGAGCTGCAGTCCATTGGAACCAACAACTTCCTCCGCTTTCAGCTCATCATGAAGCTCAGGGCCATCCGTGCAGATGACAAG CTAATAGCAGAAGAGGGAGTGGAAAGTCTGAGCGTGAACGAGGTGCAGGCAGCCTGTCGTGTTCGAGGGATGAGATCTCTTGGAGTCACAGAGGAACGACTGAGAGAGCAACTCAGCCAG TGGTTGGAGCTGCATCTGAACCAACAGATCCCCACGTCGCTGCTGCTTTTGTCTCGAGCCATGTACCTCCCTGACACTCTGTCTCCGGCTGACCAGCTCAAAACTACACTGCAAACCCTTCCTGAAATAATG accAAAGAGGCTCAGTTAAAGGTGGCTGAAATGGAGCTCTCTAAGGTGGACAATAAGACCAAAGTGGAGACGATGCTGCAGGAGGAGGCAGCGATCCGCCAGGACACCAAAGACCGGGAGATGGAGAGGCTGGCTGATGCTGCAGAGAAGGCCGCTAGG GAGGATGAGTTGGAGCTTGAAGCCAGTGGGGTGAAGCAGAGCGAGGCAGAGGCATCACTTCAGGCTAACAGATCAACTCATTCAGAGACACTGAAGGATACAGCTCCTGTTATTGAGGGAAACAAG GATGAGGAGATAACCAAAGAAGAGATTGACCTTCTGAGTGATGCCTGCTCTAAACTCAAGGAGCAGAAGAAACTGCTTACTCTGGAGAAAGAGGAACTTGAGGAGTTGAAGGATGATGTCCAGGAGTACAACGAG GATCTGGAGGAGATAAAAAAGGAGTTTTCTAAGACCGGTCAAGAGAAGGCCTTAGAAGAATCGAAGGCCAGCAAGCGCCTGTCAAAGAGAGTCACCCGCATGATCGGTCGCATCGATAAAATCATTGTGGAGCTGGAGAACGACAAAATCATCCTGGACGGACAGGTGGACAGTGGAGCCACTCCGCCTGTTGG GGAGAACCTGATTGGCATCGACGAGCTCATCAACGTCATGCGGCAGATCCAGAACATTCCAGAGGACAAGCTGCAGAGGATGGCAGAAGCCCTGGATGACAACAAAGATGGAAAGATCGACATTGACGACGTCATTAAA GTGGTGGAACTGATTGACAAAGAGGACATCGACATCTCTACTTCGCAGGTGGCGGACATCATGGTCATGCTGCAGAAGGAAGAGAGGCTGATGGAGAAGGAGAAGGCCAAAGAGAAAGCTGAAAAGGAGCAGGCAGCCAAACTCAACAGCTAA